CGAAGAGGCCGAGGGCGAAGAGGCCGGAGACCATCCGGGCGGCTTCCCCCCCGAAGAGCGAGGTGGCGGCGATGTGGCCCACCGCTTCCTGGCCTTTCAGGTCGGCGACGGGTGCGGAGTGGAGGAAGGAGGCATTGAGGCCGACATAGAGGACGGCAACCAGCACGGTGCCCCAGAGCAGGGCGCGGCGCACGGTCTTCTGCGGGTCGTTCCATTCCTCCAGGCCATATACGGCGGCATTCCAGCCGGTGTAAGAGTAGGTGACGTAGAGCAGGGCGACGGCGAAGCCCGGGGTGAGGACGGCGAGGCTGTCGATCTTGAAGTCAGGGGTCCAGCGGATGTCGCCCTTGCCTTCCATCGTCCATGCGGCGCCGATGAAGATGAGGATGAGGAGGAGCTTCAGGCCGGTGGCGGCGACTTGCACGCGGGCGCTGGTTTTCGTGCTCACTGCGTGGGCTGCGGTGCCGAGCAGGATCACGCCGGCGGCAGCGTGTTGGACGGGGATGCCGCCGATGGCCTTGTGGAGGTATTCGCCGAAGGCGAGCGCGGTGATGGCGGTGGGGGCGGAGAAGCCGGCGAAGGCGGAGAGCATTCCGGCCATGAAGCCGAGGCTGGGGTGGTAGATGGAGCGGAGGAAGTGGTACTCACCGCCGGAGCGGGGGAGCATGGCCGCGACTTCCGCGTAGCAGAAGGCGCCGCAGAGCGCGATGAGGCCGCCGAGAGCCCAGAGGAAAAGGATCTGCGGGCCGGAGTTGAGGTCGAAGAGCTGGAAGCCGAGCGAGGTGAACACGCCGACGCCGACCATGCTGGCCACCACGAGGGCGGTCGCTGCAAAGGCTCCGGCGTGAGTCGGTTGGGACACGGCCTAACACATCCGCGAAATCGGGGGCTTCCGCAAATTCCGATTGGAACGGATTATAAGTGTTCAAATGAACAAATTAGATTGCGGCTTTCCAAGGTCGGGGGATGATGGCGGGCATGGATCCGCACCGCGGCCGGGGGGCGCAGGAAATTCCCGCCAATCGCTTCGAAGCGCTCTGCCTGCACACGGATGAGGACGCGTGGGTGGACGATGACCCGCGCCCGCTGAAGACGACTTTCCTGTGGGATGATTCGAAGTCGGTGCTGAACTCGAACGATTCCGAGGATCTCTCCTTTGAGTACAGCGTGAACCCGTATCGTGGTTGCGAGCATGGCTGCTCGTACTGCTACGCGCGGACCTATCATGAGTATCTGGGCTACTCGGCGGGGCTCGATTTCGAGTCGAAGATCGTGGTGAAGGAGAATGCGCCGCGCTTGCTGGAGGCGGCGTTTGCGAAGCCCTCGTACAAGCCGGCGATGATCGCGATGAGCGGGGTGACCGATTGCTATCAGCCGATCGAGCGGAAGCTGGAGATCACGCGGCGTTGCCTGGAAGTAATGGTGCGGTTCCGGCAGCCGGTGGGGCTGATCACGAAAAATGCGCTGATCGCGCGCGATGTGGATCATCTCGGGGAGCTCGCGCGCCATCAGGCGACCTGTGTGTTCATCTCGGTGACGAGTCTCGATCCGAAGCTTGCGAGGATCCTGGAGCCGCGGGCGTCCTCGCCACGGGCGCGGCTGGATGCGATCCGGGCGCTGGCAGATCACGGGATCCCGGTGGGGGTGAGCGCCGCGCCGATGATCCCGGCGCTGAATGACAGCGAGCTTCCGGCGATCCTGGAGGCGGTGAAGGAGGCGGGAGGCAGCTTTGCCTTCTATACCACGGTCCGCCTGCCGGGGGCGGTGGCGCCGGTGTTTTCCTCGTGGCTCGACCGGCATTTTCCGGAGCGGAAGGAGAAGATCCTCAAGCGCATTCGCGGCACGCATGGCGGGAAGCTGAATAGCAATGTGCCGGGTGCCCGCATGCGGGGTAGCGGGGAACCGGTGGGGCAGCTCAGGGCGCTTTTCCACGCGAGTTGCCGGCGTCTCGGTTTGGCGACGAGACCGCCTCAGCTCAGCACAGAGGCCTTCCGGCGGGTGATGCCGGGGCAGGGGGAGTTGTTCTGAGATCAGCGTCGGTAGAGCTGGATGCCCATGGGGAAGCTCAGGGGCCTCTGGTGATTCTGGCCGATGTAGCCGTTGCCAGCAGAGTCCTGGTGCCACGCCATGATTGAGTGCCAGCTTCCGTTCCGGGCGCGTCGGAACCTTTTCCAAGGGATATCGAAGGTTCCGTCGGGCCCGGTGGTTCCGATCTCGAGCGCCGGGCCCGAGACAATGCTGATCGCAACCGTCGCACCTGCGGCCGGTTTCCCATCCGGCAGGGTCACGGTGATCCTTCTGGATTCAGCGCTCTTCAAGGCCGCCGCGCCGAGGAGCGCGGCGACGATCACGAGAGACAGGAGGATCTTCTTCATCGGGTGGTGAAACCCGATACGGCTTACCAGACTTCTTTCTTCACGGCTAGGTAGCCGAAGACGCCTTCGTCCAGATCACCCAGAACGGCTTCGTTGAGGCCCAGGCCATCGGGGGTCTTCAGCTCGATCTCGTTGCCGAAGGTGATGCCCGCGCCGCCCTCCACCCACCAGGTATCCTGGATGCGGCGATGGATGTGGAGGCCCGCACGATAGGAAGTGAAGTCGAGGGTGCGAGACTGGTTGTTGTCGTCGATGTTCCAGACACCGCCGGCCGAGCGCACGTCGAAGCTGAGGCGCCAGTCTTCCGACATGTCCCAAGCCGCCGTGAAGGAGGGGCCTAACAACTGGAGCCGGATGTCTTCCCGCGGGGCCCAGAAGAAGGCAGGGCCGGGGACCAGGGATTCGTCGCCGAAGGCATCGAACAAGGCGACGCCGCCTCCGAGGTAGAACTTGTCGCTGAACTTGTACCCACCACCCACGGCGACATCGAGGAAGATGTCGTCGCTGTCGATGTGGTCGAAGTCGGTGGAGAGCGCGGGTTTGATCCAAGCTCCGTAGATCCAAGGCGATTGTGGCGAGTAGTTCAGCAGCCAAAGAGGCAGTTCCAGCGAGTGCAGGTCTTCATCCTTCACGGGGAAGCCGGGCAGCGTGCCATCGTAGCGCAGGAAGGTGCCCTCGTAGCGGAAGGTGGGAAGCAGCACCAGATCACCGGCGATGGTGATCGGCTTGCTAAGGAAGGTCTGCATTTCGGCCTGCCATGCATCCAGCTCGCCTTGGCTACGGTCGAACTCCATGCCGAAGTTCCCGTAGGCGCTCACGCGGAAGGTATCGAGGAAGAGGAGAGGGCTTTCGTTCTCTGCCGTCGCACCGGTCACGGGGGCGCTGGTGGTTGTTAGCGTGCCAGCATGGGCGGCGGTGCAAAGCGCTGCTAGAGCGAGGAGAGCGGGTCTTTGGATCATGGTTCAGCCCTTCATAGCCTAGTACCCATCCCGTGGCTAGAGGGGAAATGTCGGGAGCGTCTCCGACGACCTGCCAAGAAGACCCCGACACAGGTAACAAGCACCAGTGCAGCCGCAGCGATCCAGCCTCTGGAGATGACGGCATCCTCCGTTTCCGCTTCCTCCGGTTGTTCGGAGATACCCGTTAGCTTCCGAGTGCCGATGTCGAAGCCCGCGATTTTTCCCGTGGTGGTGTGGATGAAGAGCTGGTCCTCGGTTATATCCAGGTCGTCATACCAAGTGCGCCAGAAGTCTCCGATCGGACCGATGATCCCCGAGTCCTGCGTTTTCGGTGGATCGGGACAGATCTTGGAGAAAGGAATGCCGCTTCGTGAACCGTCCGATCCGTGGAAAGTGATGCAATTGGATGTCTGCAGATCGGGCTCCTGAATGTGCTGCCATTCGAGTTCCGCCACGGTTTGGCCATCGTTGGAGAGTAAGAAGGGCTGCTGCCATACCCGGGCTTTGAAGCTCCACAGCTCCTTGGTTGGGGCGCTCGCCCAATAAACCTTCTGGTCACCCGACGGATCCACCACGAGGAGGTATTCGCGGTTGGATGAACGGACTTCTCGCCGCTCGGGCGGGGAGTAACTCGTTGCTGTGGCAAAAGGCGAGGTGCCAAGCAGCAATGCGAGGAACACGATGATGCGACCCATGACCGCATTCTTTAAACCGTCGCGCTCCGGGCCTCAAGCCACGAACAGCTTCACTACCCAAGAGGCCATGGCCACCGTGGCCGCGAGCAGGAGCACGAGCAAGAGGAGGCTCTTGCCTTGGGTGCGACGCTCGTTGCGGATCTGGGTGCGGCTGGCCTTCTCCTCGAATTCGCGTAGACGCCGGCGGTCGGCGAGGTCGTCCGGCGGAGGAAGGGTGGCTGCCTGTTCCTCCGCCTCGCGCAGGATGCGCTCCGGCACGCCGCTCGCGTTCTGGATCTTCTCGCGCAGCTTTCGCTCCTCCTCTTCAAGGGCGCGCAGTTCGTCCATGGCAGGATCGTCGGCGTGGCTTCGGGAGAGGCGCATGGCGAGGTTCATTTCACGAGGTATACGATCAGGGCAATCCCGCCGAGCACGAGTATCGGCAGGTTGAAGGCAAGCCCGCTGCGGAATTGACGGCCGAAGTCTCCGGATAGGATCCGGCGAGCCTTGGCCCCGTTGAAGATGTTGGCACTGCGGGTCCGCGAGAAGTAGTCCGCGGCCTGCGAGAATTCGTCGTCGGCGTGCTCCGCCACCGCCATCGCGCGCTCGACGGATGTACCCATGTTGTCGCGGGTCCAAGCGTCGGGATTGATCTTCTCCAGCTTGTTGAGATGCGCGGCCAGGCAGGAGCGGCATTGCTCGAGCTCCTCGATCTCCTGACGCATGTCGATCACCTCGCGGTCGATCCGCGTCACGGTGGCGGACATCTTGTCCGTAAGCTCCGCTTGAGCCGAAATGAACTCCCGCTTGCGGACGTTCAGGGTTTCGACTTCCCGCTTCTGGCGTTCGAGGGCTTCGCGCTGCTGTTCCAGTTGCTGGAGCTGTTCCTCCGCGGCGCGCAGTTTGCCTTCGACATCTTCTCCCTGGCGACCATTGGCCGGGCCGGGGTTCATTTCCAGTTGGGTGCTACGGATCTTGATATGGTGCGTGTGCTCGGGAGCGGGTGGCATTGCCGGAGGCGGGATGCGGGACAGCAAGGTGCTTTTACCCCGCCGCAAAAAAGCGTTCCAGAAAAATCATCAAGAACTCTTAATGAATAGGTTATGAAGTGTTCAAAAGAACAATTCAATCTGCGTTCTGCACTCCATTGCCAGAGGTGGGCTTCAACGATTTTTCACACAAAAGGTCTTCTCAAGATCACGGGACTGTGAATTTACATCGTAAATTCATTGTATGAAAACCCTTGCTCCTCCTTCATGGCGGTCACCCTTCGTGTGGCTAGCGTTACTCCCCGTGCTCGTGGCCGGTGTTCAAGCTGGCACGATCACCGTGACCTCCAATGCGGATTCCGGTGAAGGAAGTCTCCGCGCCGCTTTGGAGGCAGCAGCGAATGGCGACGTGATCGAAGTGCCGGTCACAGGATCCATCAACCTTCAGAGCAGCTTGGTCGTGAATCGGGCTGTCTCGATCCGCGGTCCGGGATCCACCGCCCTCAAGGTCCGGCGTGGCGAAGGCATCGAGGCGAAGTTCGGCGTGTTCGAGGTCCGAAGCGGCGGAGTCTCTATCAGCCGTTTCACGATCACCGACGGGATCCGATCCGAGGGAGGCGGAATCTCCCGACAGAGCGGTGGCAGTCTGCTGATTGAAGACTGTCTGCTGATCGGGAACCGGCAGGAGGGCGATGGATATGGGGGCGGTGCGATTTCCTTGCGAGGAGACGGCAACACGGTGATCCGCCGGTGTGTCATTCGCGATAATGTCGTCGTGGATGGAAGCGTGCAGACGGTGCACGCGGGAGGCGGGGGTATTCTGCTGGGATCCGGCAGCCTGCTGCTGGAAAACAGTTCGCTCGTGGGGAATACGGGCAAGCTCTATGGAGGAGGCTTGTACCTGACCGGTGGAACGGCAGATGTGAGAAACTGCACCTTCTCCGGAAACAAGGCTCCGCGGAGTGGAACCGCCCTAGGTGCGAGCGGCGGGACCCTCTACCTCCTCGGGTGCACGATCACAGCAAATCAGTCGGGATCCGCCTACTTCTTCGGTGGGAAGGTGATGATAGGAAACACGATCCTGGCTGGAAACGGAAACGGTGTGGACCTCGTGGGTGCGCGCTCCCTGACTTCCCTCGGATACAATTTGGTGGGAAGCCCGGGCAATGCCCGTTTCACGGCCCCCGGCGACGTGACGGGCGTGGCCCAGCCTCTCCTCGCCCCGCTCGGTTACTATGGTGGTAGTACTTTGATCCATCCCCCCACCCTCAACAGCGTGCACGTGGTGGACAAGGGCAAGAGCCGCATCGGTGACGTCGATCTGGCCACCGACCAGCATGGTGGTCCGCGTCGGGTCCGGGCCCATTGGCAAGAGCCCGCACCCGGTGGCGACTTCAGCGACATCGGCGCGGTGGAGCTGTGGGAGATGCCGCAGACCGCGAGCGAAGTGGTGGTGAATACGACCGATGACAGCGACGACGGCGTGCCCGGCAAGCTCCACTGCTCCCTACGCGAAGCCATCACCCACGTGAACAGCACGGTGAAGGGCGAGCGCATCATCCGCTTCGACAGCCGCGTCTTCGGTCCCGGGAAGCCACAACGGACCATCGTGCTCTCGAAGGCCCTGCCCCTTCTGGATCATACCAAGCTCCTCGGTCCCGGTGCCAAGCACCTGACGCTCCAAGCCGCGGAGGCGACGAAGTTGCCGATCCTGCATCTTGGCGGCATCGAGCGCTGCACCGTCACCGGTCTGACCCTTGCAAAAGGAAGCCACTTCAGCGGCGGCGGCATTTATGCAAGCGTCCCGCTGACCCTTGAGAACTGCCACATCCGGGACTGCAGCGTGAGCGGGGAAGGCGGTGGTCTTTTCTGCAAGGCAGGTGGCCTGATCATGAGGGGCTGCACCTTCTCGGGCAACACCGCGTCGAACGGTGGAGCCGGGCTCTCCATCATCGGTGAGATTCCTTCCACGATCGAGAACTCCACCTTCGACAACAACCGGGCCACCGGCGGGTTTGGGGGAGGCATCCAGGCTTCGGGTGAGGTAACGATCACCGCCTGTACGCTCACCCGTGGCTACGCCGGCCGTGCAGGCGGGGGTATCGGGGCGCGGCTCAACTACCCCGGCACCGCGATCACCCTGCGGAACTGCATTGTCTCCGGCAACGAGCGTTCCGATGTCAGCGGTAGCGGTCTCCACGCTGCGCCCGGCTTCGTAAGCGGCGGCTACAATTTGATCGGCACGCTTTTCTACAATCCGGACTTCACGGATGGCGTAAACGGCGACCAGGTCGGTGTGACAGTTCCTCGTCTCGGCGCGCTGCGGAACAACGGCGGCCCCACGCCCACCCTCGCCCTGCTGTCGGATAGTCCCGCGATCGACCGCGGCATGGCCTTCGGTCTCACGACCGATCAGCGCGGCTTCGCCCGCACCTTCGATTATCCCTACGTCCACTCCGCGAACGAGGGTGACAGAACCGATGTCGGTGCCTTCGAGCTGCAGCGCTTCTCCTTCGAGGATTGGCGCGTGCAAAACTTCACTCCGGAACAACTCGCAGGCGCCACAAGCCAGCCGGACGGCGATGCCAATGCGTCGGGAATCCCGAACTCCCTGAAGCATCTCTTCGGCATCGATCCTTCTGCCCCGGTAGATGCCGCCGCGCGTGCCGCCCTGCCGTCGATCTCGACCGCACGGGAAACGGGTCGGAACTATTTCGTGCTCACCTACCGCCGCAGCGGACTCTACTCGGGGCCGGAGGAGACGGTCGAGTACTCCACCGATCTCAGCGAATGGCGGCCCGCCTCGCGCTACCGGACTCGCATCAGTCCTGCGGATAGCGATTCCTTCGACCAGAAGGTGGAGGTGTGGGTGGACATGAGCGGGGTGGGGAATGCCTATTTCCGCGTGGCCACGCCGGATTGATGCACGCTTGTTAGCCTCTGCGGATTTCACCCGGGGTCGAGCCGGTCACCCGCTTGATGAAGCGGCACAGCTCGTCCCCGCCCGCGAAGCCACAGTGTTCGGCCAGATAGTCGAGAGTCCAGCTCGTCCGCTTCAGCAGCTCGGAAACCTTTTCCGCGCGAGTGCGATCGATCTCCTGCTTCGGCGTGCGCCCGAGCGTGGCGTGAAAGCGTTGACGCAATTGCTCGCGGGAAGCTCCCGCCTCCCGGCAGAGAGTCCCGGTATCCAGAGGTTGATGCAGCGGCTGCCGGCGGATGAAGTTCATCGCCCGGGTCACCACCGGATCCGCCAGCTCCACCCGGCCGGTTGATTCGCGGACGCTGATTCCGGGTGGAGCGATCTCGATGCGCGTGTCCGGATCGATCTTCTCGCCACCCATCATCTTCTCTAACAGAGCTGCCGCGGCCTGGCCGAACTGCCTCCCGGGGAAGCGGATGCTCGTCATGGCCGGGGTGGTCGCATGGCAGAAGACGATGTCATCGCTGACGCCGATCACCGGCACGTCCTCCGGCACGCGATATCCCGCCTGCTTCAGCGCGCGGATGGCCATGACACCGGCGATGTCATCCTTGGCGAAGAGGCCGCAAGGCTTCGGCAAGGTGCTTACCAGGCGCCATGCCATCCGCTCGTTCTGCCGGGCTCGGAGCTTCGGGGCGAAGGTGGAGGACGGCAGCTCCAGTACCCGGCATTCATGGCCCTCCCCGGCGAGCCTCTGCCGGTAGCCTTCCAGCCGCTCGGCGGAGTAGCAGCGGTTCGGCTCGTGCAGGTAGGCGAAATCCCGGAGGCCAAGTCCTAGCAGATGCTCCGCAGCCATTCTCCCCGCCGCGCGGTTGTCCAAGGTGACGCGGGGGAATCGCGGACCTTTCGCCGCTTGTTCCACGCTCAGGTTCACCACCTTGATGCCCCGTTTCTTCCATGCCTGTGCTTCCGCCGGCGTGTAGCGGAAGACGAGCAAGCCATCGCCTTGCCAGTTCTCGTCGATCCTTACCGGGTGCAGATCGCCGCCGCTCGGTTGCACGAACTCCATCTCGAAGGAATGGCCTTCGCGCAGGTAGTCCAGAATGCCGCCGTAGATCCGGTTCCCGAATCCTTGGGCCCAGTCCACCAACCGCACTCCGACGCGCCAGCTCATGCCTGCATCACGCCCTCGCGTGGCGGGGATTGCAAGGTCGCGACCTTGTGTTTTTGCCAGGCTCGCCACTTTTTCTGCAATAGACGGACGAAGGCGAGGAGCCCAGAATCACCCTATTCAAATTGTTTCCCAAAAGAAACAAAATTGTAATGAAGGCTTGCAAGACATTCTCACAGGTCCAATCCATTCTCCCGTTCACATGAAGACCAGCGCACCGCAGGTGGCCATCGTCGGGGCCGGCATCGTCGGCCTCGCCCATGCGTGGGCGGCGGCCCGTGCCGGATGCCGGGTCACGGTCTTCGAGCGCAGCGACAAGGCGCGCGGCGCCTCCGTGCGCAACTTCGGGATGTGCTGGCCGATTGGCCAAGCCTCGGAGCATTTCGAGACCGCGCTGCGCAGCCGCGAGCTGTGGCAGGAGTTCACTGCCGCCACGGGGGCTTATGCGCGGGCCACGGGAAGTGTGCATGTGGTGGCACATGAGGATGAGGCCGCCGTCCTAGAGGAGTTCGTCATGGCGATGAAGGGCACGCCCTATCAAGTCTCGATGCTAACTCCCGCCCGGGTGGAGAGCGATGTGCCCGGTGTGCGCCGGGGCGTCGCCAGGGCCGGTATGCTGAGCGGCAGCGAGATCAATCTCGATCCGCGCGAGGCGCTGGCGCTACTGCCGCCCTTCCTGAAGGAGCGCCACGGGGTGGAGTTCAGGTGGAAGACCGCGGTGTGCCATGTAGGGGAAGGCGTGCTGCGCACGGCGTCCGGCGAGTCGCATGCCTTTGACGAAGCTTACGTCTGCTCGGGCCACGACTTCGAGACGCTGTTCCCCGAGGTCTTCGCGGCCAGCCCGCTGAAGCCCTGCAAGCTCCAGATGATGCGCACGGTGCCTCAGCCTGGGGGCTGGAAGCTGGGCCCGATGCTCGCCAGCGGTCTTACGCTGCGGCAGTACTCGAGCTTCCACGGCTGTCCCTCGCTGGCAGCGGTGAAGGCGCGCGTGGCCCGGGAGATGCCGGAACTGGACCGCTACGGCATCCATGTGATGGCCTCGCAGGATCGCTTCGGCTCGATCGTACTCGGCGACTCCCATGAATATGGCGGTGATATCGAGATCTTCGACAAGATGGAGATCGACGAGCTGATGCTCCGCGAGCTGCGCAAGCTCTTCGACTTTCCCGATTGGAGGATCGCCGAGCGCTGGCACGGCATCTATGCCAAGCATTTCGGCGATGTGGAGTTCCGTGCCGATGTCTTGCCCGGTGTGCAGATCGCCACCGGTACCAGCGGCTCCGGCATGACCATGTCCTTCGGTCTGGCCGACCGTCACTTTTCCACCCGCATCGCTCCTGTTTAAGTCATGATCCAAGTCAACGGTCGCAGCTACGCCCTCCCTCCGAATCCCGTCGCGGTCATCTGCCTGGATGGCTGTGCGGATGAATACCTGAGCAGTGCCATCGCGCGCGGGTGCATGCCGCGGCTGGCCGGTATGGCCCGCGATGGCTACCGCGGGATGGTGCGGGGAGCCTTGCCCTCCTTCACGAACGTCAACAACACCTCGATCGTCACCGGGGTTCCGCCGCGGGTCCACGGGATCTGCGGGAACTTCTTCCTGAATCCGGAGACGGGCGAGGAGGTGATGATGAACGGTCCGGAGTTCCGCCGCTGCGGCACCATTCTAACAGCCGCTGCGGATGCCGGGCGGAAGGTCGCCTTCATCACCGCGAAGGAGAAGCTCCGCACGGTTCTGGGTGACGGCGTGGTCGAGCGCGGCGGCATCGTCTTCTCCTCGGAGAAGGTGGACGAAGCGCGGCTCGCCACGCACGGGATCGACCGCGCCACGGAGATCATCGGCAAGCCGCGGCCGGAGATCTACTCGGGGGATGCCTCGGTCTACGTGTTGGAAGCGGGTGCCGCGCTGGCGGAGCAGGGGCGGGCGGACTTCCTCTACCTTTCCACCACCGACTTCATGCAGCACAAGTTCGGCCCGGAGGCTCCGGAGATCCTCGAGTTCCATGCTGCCATCGACGCTGCGATCGGGCGCTTGCTCGATGCCGGGTGCACGGTGGCCCTCACCGCCGATCACGGGATGAATGCGAAGAACGACAGCAGCGGCAACCCGAAGGTGATCTTCGTGGAGTCGCTGTTGCATGAGCGCTTCGGAAAATCCCTCCGCGTGATCTGCCCGATCACCGATCCATATGTGGTTCATCACGGTGCCTTGGGTTCGCTGGTGATGGTGCATTTGGAGGATCCCGCGATGCGCGATGCCGTGGCCGAATACCTCTTCGCACAGGAGGGGATCACCGAAGTGCTGACCCGCGAGCAGGCGGTTGAAAAACTCGAGCTTGCCCCCGATCGGATCGGCGAGCTGGTGGTTCTCTCCGGTCGTGACGTGGTGGTCGGCAAGTCGCCGGAACATCACGATCTCTCCGTGCTCGAAGGCGGGCTGCGCTCGCATGGAGGTCGCTATGAGGAGATGGTCCCGCTGGTTCTGTCGAAGCCGCTCACGCCGGAGCTCCGGCGCTTGGCGGAGGGGGATCCGCGAAACTTCGATGTCTTTCACTTCGCTTGCCACGTCTGAAATCCGCGGCGCATCGTCCCTGCATGTCCTGGTCCCCGCTTCATCTTCCTTCCTACATCGCGGGCCAGCCGGTCGCCACCGGGCGGACGCTCGAGGTGCATTATCCGTGGGATGGCTCGCTAACAGGTTCGGCCGCGCTCATCGGGCCGGAGCATCTGGACCAGGCGATCACGGCCGCGCTTGGCTTCCCGAAGGAAGCGCTGACGCGCCGGGATCGACACGATATCCTGCGCAAGGCGGCCGCCCTGCTTGCCTCGCGCCGCGATGAATTCGCGGCACTCATCACCCGCGAGACCGGGCTCGCCATCCGCGAGGCGAAGTACGAAACCACCCGTAGCTCGGACGTGCTGGAGTTCGCCGCGATGGAGGCGCTGCGCGATGACGGGCGGATCTTTTCCTGTGACATCACCCCGAACGGGCGTTCGCGGAAGATCTTCACCTCCCGCTATCCGGTCCAGCTGGTCGCGGCGATCACGCCTTTCAATCACCCGCTCAACCAAGTGGTTCACAAGCTGGCTCCGGCCATTGCCGCAGGGGCGCCGGTCTTGCTGAAGCCCTCCGATCGGACTCCGCTGACGGCACTCAAGTTTGCCGAAGTGCTGTATGAGGCGGGATTACCCGGCCCTATGCTCAGTTTGTTCCTGGGCGATATCGGGGGGATCGTCACGCCGATGATCACGGACGACCGCGTGGAGATCGTTACCTTTACCGGCTCGGTGGAGATCGGAAAGAACATCGCGCGAACCTGCGGATATAAGCGGCTTTGTCTCGAACTAGGGGGGAATTCACCGCTGATCGTCCTTAACGATGCGGATCCCGACCTGGCGGCCAAGCTTGCGGCGGAGGGTTCGTTCCGGAATTCGGGGCAGCGTTGCACCGCGGTGAAGCGGATCCTTGTCCAGGACGGCATTCTTGAGGCTTTCACCGAGCGCTTTGTCGCGCTGACACGCGAGCAATACGGCTGTGGCGATCCCGAGGATCCGGCGACCATGGTGGGGACGGTCGTTCACGAGCCCTCCGCGATGGAACTGCAGCGCCGGGTGGAGGCCGCGGTGGGAATGGGTGCGAAGATCCTCCACGGTGGCGGACGCAGAGGGGCCCTGCTGGAGCCCACGATCATCGCGGATGTGCCCCGTGATGCGGAGATGGTGGCGCTGGAGAGCTTCGGCCCCCTGGCGCCGATCCTCCCGATCCGGGACCTCGATGATGCCATCCGCTACTACAATTCCGGGCCTTTCGGCCTGAGTGGCGGCATCGTCACCAATGACCTCTCGCTCGCCCTGAAGGCATGCAAGGAATTGAAGGCTGGCACGACGAACGTGAACGAGGTACCTGGTTACAGGCTGGAACTCACCCCCTTCGGCGGGACCCGGGATTCAGGCCTCGGGGTGAAAGAAGGCGTGATCGAGGCGATCAAATTCTTCACTCACGAGAAAACCTGGTCGCTGCCTTGGTAGAGTGAACACGACGATGGAAAGACAGCGGACGAATCCAGACCCCGGGAAGCTCGCCGCCACGTTTCCGCCGCTCTCGCTCCAGACCCGGATCGTCGTCCTCACCTATCTCGCTTACTTTTTCTACTACTTCACGCGCAAGCACCTCGGGGTGGCCACCCATGCCTTGGTGAAGGATGGTTATTCGGAGGACCTCATTGCGGCGGTTCAGACGGGCTACGGCGTTTGCTATGCCGTCGGCCAGTTTCTCAGCGGGGCGCTTGGCGATCGTGTCGGTCCGCGCATCGGGCTTTGCGTCGGCATGGTGTTGTCGGCCATTGCCTCGATCGCTTTCGGGATCTTTCCCTTTGTCGGGGTCCTTGCGATCGCCCTCACCCTGAACGGGCTGTTCCAGTCCACCGGTTGGCCGAACTGCTGCAAGCTGGTCACGCTCTGGGTCAGCGATGCGAAGCGGGGCAGGGTGATGGGGTTCTGGCTGACCTGCTATATTCTGGGCAGTCTGGCGGCGAACTTTTGTGCCGGCTACATCCTCGAGCAGTACGGATGGCGGCAGGTCTTCCTTTTCACCGGGATTACGGTGCTTGTCGTAGGTGTGATCCAAGGGCTTTTCCTGATCTCGAAGCCGGAGGACGCCGGCTATTCTTTTGGCGAACAGGAAGAGGGTGGCGAAGGAGAGGGGGGGGCTCGCGAGGGATTCGGGCGCATGATCCGGGAGCCTGCCGTGCTGATGCTAGGCTTCAGCTACACCGGCTTGAAGTTCGTGCGCTACGCCTTCTTCGCGTGGTTGCCTTACTATCTCGCCACGGCGGTTCACCTCGGCGAT
The genomic region above belongs to Luteolibacter rhizosphaerae and contains:
- the phnA gene encoding phosphonoacetate hydrolase gives rise to the protein MIQVNGRSYALPPNPVAVICLDGCADEYLSSAIARGCMPRLAGMARDGYRGMVRGALPSFTNVNNTSIVTGVPPRVHGICGNFFLNPETGEEVMMNGPEFRRCGTILTAAADAGRKVAFITAKEKLRTVLGDGVVERGGIVFSSEKVDEARLATHGIDRATEIIGKPRPEIYSGDASVYVLEAGAALAEQGRADFLYLSTTDFMQHKFGPEAPEILEFHAAIDAAIGRLLDAGCTVALTADHGMNAKNDSSGNPKVIFVESLLHERFGKSLRVICPITDPYVVHHGALGSLVMVHLEDPAMRDAVAEYLFAQEGITEVLTREQAVEKLELAPDRIGELVVLSGRDVVVGKSPEHHDLSVLEGGLRSHGGRYEEMVPLVLSKPLTPELRRLAEGDPRNFDVFHFACHV
- a CDS encoding aldehyde dehydrogenase family protein, which encodes MSWSPLHLPSYIAGQPVATGRTLEVHYPWDGSLTGSAALIGPEHLDQAITAALGFPKEALTRRDRHDILRKAAALLASRRDEFAALITRETGLAIREAKYETTRSSDVLEFAAMEALRDDGRIFSCDITPNGRSRKIFTSRYPVQLVAAITPFNHPLNQVVHKLAPAIAAGAPVLLKPSDRTPLTALKFAEVLYEAGLPGPMLSLFLGDIGGIVTPMITDDRVEIVTFTGSVEIGKNIARTCGYKRLCLELGGNSPLIVLNDADPDLAAKLAAEGSFRNSGQRCTAVKRILVQDGILEAFTERFVALTREQYGCGDPEDPATMVGTVVHEPSAMELQRRVEAAVGMGAKILHGGGRRGALLEPTIIADVPRDAEMVALESFGPLAPILPIRDLDDAIRYYNSGPFGLSGGIVTNDLSLALKACKELKAGTTNVNEVPGYRLELTPFGGTRDSGLGVKEGVIEAIKFFTHEKTWSLPW
- a CDS encoding MFS transporter, yielding MERQRTNPDPGKLAATFPPLSLQTRIVVLTYLAYFFYYFTRKHLGVATHALVKDGYSEDLIAAVQTGYGVCYAVGQFLSGALGDRVGPRIGLCVGMVLSAIASIAFGIFPFVGVLAIALTLNGLFQSTGWPNCCKLVTLWVSDAKRGRVMGFWLTCYILGSLAANFCAGYILEQYGWRQVFLFTGITVLVVGVIQGLFLISKPEDAGYSFGEQEEGGEGEGGAREGFGRMIREPAVLMLGFSYTGLKFVRYAFFAWLPYYLATAVHLGDSESAYVSNGFEIGGVIGLLGGGFIADRFFAKNRCRLAFIALIGMVFALVAYRGFSASSGLWGNVGGLMLIGFFLYIADAIVSGTAAQDIGGPGSAASAAGIINGIGSTAQIFAGFLPIAVKKHWGWDGVFVTFIALGVLSCLVLLPLALRSEVRRK